Below is a window of Halobaculum lipolyticum DNA.
TCGAGTTCGCGTCGCTCGCTCACCGACTCGACGCGCACGTCGTCGAACCCCGCCGCCCGGAGGTGGTCGGCCCACGTCCGGTCGTACGCGACGGGACCGGTGCGCTCGGGGAGGTCGTCGAGGTACTCGTCGGCGACGGCGTACACGGCCGCTTGCCAGTCCTCGGTGCCCTTCGTCAGCCACTCGTCGTCGGAGACGAGCGCGACGCCGCCGCCCGGTTCGGTCTCCTCGCGGACCCGCTCCAGCGTCGCCGCCCCGTCCGTCCAGTGGAACGACCGCCCCATCGTCGTGAGCCGGAACGGACCGCTCGCGGCGTCGAGCGTCCCGACGTCGGTGTCGTCGCCTCGGACCGTTCGGACGTTCTCGACGCCAGTCTCGGTTGCCCGGGCGCGGACAGCGTCCAGCATCGCCGGGCTGGGGTCCACCGCGACCACTTCGTCCACGTGGGGCGCCAGCGGGACGGCGAGTTCGCCGGTGCCGCACCCGAGGTCGAGGACACTGGACCCGGATCCGCTATCTCCGCCGCCTTCGCCGCCGTCCAGCGAGAACCGCTCTCGCAGGTG
It encodes the following:
- a CDS encoding class I SAM-dependent methyltransferase, whose product is MPDGPRFDSTAEHYARHRPGYDDAVIDHLRERFSLDGGEGGGDSGSGSSVLDLGCGTGELAVPLAPHVDEVVAVDPSPAMLDAVRARATETGVENVRTVRGDDTDVGTLDAASGPFRLTTMGRSFHWTDGAATLERVREETEPGGGVALVSDDEWLTKGTEDWQAAVYAVADEYLDDLPERTGPVAYDRTWADHLRAAGFDDVRVESVSERRELDADAVVGYVLSLSFCSPAELGADLSAFESELRSRLADVGAPFAYDRTVEVTSGIG